The Panacibacter microcysteis genome includes a window with the following:
- a CDS encoding bifunctional 4-hydroxy-2-oxoglutarate aldolase/2-dehydro-3-deoxy-phosphogluconate aldolase: MSPLQQILQYKVVAILRGMPPAEIIHIANALHNGGIRLLEVTLNSENALAVIEKLAHLFKGKLLIGAGTVLNAADANNAIDAGAEFLISPNLDVNVIAAAKRVNIVSIPGAFTPTEILSAHNSGADIVKIFPCLNASYVKNILAPLNHVRVMPTGGIDASNIHTFAATGAVAFGIGSALVDNSAKVTQHYLHQLTIKAQQLTMALHNAAHE; this comes from the coding sequence GTGTCACCACTACAACAAATCCTACAGTACAAAGTCGTAGCCATCCTGCGCGGTATGCCACCCGCCGAAATAATACATATCGCAAATGCATTGCACAATGGAGGAATAAGATTGCTGGAGGTAACTTTAAATTCTGAGAATGCGCTTGCCGTTATTGAAAAGCTTGCTCATTTGTTTAAAGGCAAATTGCTCATAGGGGCAGGCACCGTATTGAATGCTGCTGATGCCAATAATGCAATTGATGCGGGTGCTGAATTTCTCATATCACCAAATCTGGATGTTAATGTTATAGCTGCAGCCAAAAGAGTTAACATTGTGAGTATCCCCGGCGCATTCACACCTACAGAAATTCTTTCAGCGCATAACAGTGGTGCAGACATCGTTAAGATATTTCCATGCCTGAATGCATCTTATGTAAAAAATATTCTGGCACCATTAAATCATGTAAGGGTTATGCCTACCGGTGGTATAGACGCCAGCAATATTCACACATTCGCCGCAACAGGCGCCGTTGCTTTTGGTATTGGCAGTGCCCTTGTAGATAATAGTGCAAAAGTTACGCAGCATTACCTGCATCAGCTTACTATAAAAGCACAACAGTTAACAATGGCGCTGCACAACGCAGCGCATGAATAA